A genomic segment from Lignipirellula cremea encodes:
- a CDS encoding response regulator gives MYKILIADDDANNRAVVMDALEDQGYELAQARDGRSAIALAVEHRPDLLLLDIMMPGIDGLLVLRQLKTSPATQDMKIIMLTALNTDTQVSECLNAGAMDYIIKPFSNMVLRAKVKAALRRADGAGSPSEFQGDSSTSRGRIVTFVGAKGGVGATTTALNVALNLAKDSQNVNFCELRSDVGTTGWQTGVGMRKNLSNLLSQDAAKIQKNDIRSQLTNHSSGLKMLLSGMVEQGAGMTPEHGSVIVNSLACLADLTVLDVPASSRALEVVLSMSDYVVVVTELEPLSLEATRLLLARTYNMGLGPKSVGVTVNSRASVAIPLKLPKVRELLDCEIIGVIPPDPDDCLAAANKSNPVVLYRPDGTLASAYQSLAQCLVAADVPAMTF, from the coding sequence ATGTATAAGATTCTCATTGCTGACGATGATGCAAATAATCGAGCGGTCGTCATGGACGCCCTCGAAGACCAGGGTTACGAATTGGCGCAGGCCCGCGACGGACGGAGTGCGATCGCGCTCGCGGTAGAGCATCGACCCGATCTGTTGCTGCTGGACATAATGATGCCTGGCATCGACGGACTCCTGGTGCTCAGGCAGCTCAAGACCTCGCCTGCGACACAGGATATGAAAATCATTATGTTGACCGCGCTCAACACGGATACGCAGGTCAGCGAATGTCTCAATGCGGGCGCGATGGACTATATCATCAAACCCTTTTCCAACATGGTGCTGCGGGCGAAAGTAAAAGCCGCCCTGCGCCGCGCGGACGGCGCCGGTTCGCCGTCAGAATTCCAGGGGGATTCCTCCACCAGCCGAGGACGAATCGTGACCTTTGTCGGCGCCAAAGGGGGCGTCGGCGCCACCACCACCGCACTGAATGTCGCCCTGAACCTCGCCAAAGACTCCCAGAACGTGAACTTCTGCGAATTGCGCAGCGACGTCGGCACGACCGGCTGGCAGACAGGCGTCGGCATGCGCAAAAATCTGTCGAATCTGCTCAGCCAGGATGCGGCGAAAATTCAGAAGAATGATATTCGCAGTCAATTAACCAATCACTCCTCCGGTCTGAAAATGCTTCTCAGCGGAATGGTGGAACAGGGCGCCGGAATGACGCCCGAACATGGGAGCGTTATCGTCAACAGTCTCGCCTGTCTGGCCGATTTGACGGTGCTCGATGTGCCGGCTTCTAGCCGCGCGCTGGAAGTAGTGCTGTCGATGTCCGATTACGTCGTCGTAGTCACCGAACTGGAGCCCTTGTCGCTGGAGGCCACACGACTGTTGCTGGCAAGGACTTATAATATGGGCCTGGGTCCAAAGAGTGTCGGCGTGACCGTCAACTCCCGCGCCAGCGTGGCGATTCCCCTGAAGCTGCCGAAAGTCCGAGAGCTGCTTGATTGCGAGATCATTGGCGTCATCCCTCCCGATCCAGATGACTGCCTCGCCGCGGCGAACAAATCCAATCCTGTGGTTCTGTATCGCCCGGATGGCACTTTGGCCAGCGCCTACCAATCCTTGGCGCAATGCCTCGTCGCGGCCGATGTTCCCGCGATGACCTTCTAG
- a CDS encoding sulfatase-like hydrolase/transferase: MHAVLSQRRPAFPVSLPARMPLLLLIATAVALSIGSESRSFAAARPRTPNFIIILADDLGYGDLGCYGNTVNRTKHLDRLAREGLRLTDFHANGANCSPTRAALLTGRYQQRTGIEGALGEGARGLLPAELTIAERLRPAGYASALIGKWHLGYHAENGPLAQGFDRFVGHLHGATDYISHVDKYGRMDWWHDAKPVAEEGYNTTLITRHAIAFMEHHQHDPFFLLVSHSAIHFPWMLPEDEPQRIAGERSDDAGGKIGPHLGEPMQPIVQRMIEELDRSVGQIVDALERLRLQENTFLFFTSDNGGIVRQPGLPVSSENRISSNAPFRGQKHSLYEGGHRVPAIAWQPGSIAPGVSSIPAITMDLCPTLLELAGLPLTQSDTAQPLDGVSLKEHLQKGTALPERTLYWRQGDSAAVRQGDWKLVRIHGGPCELYDLRQDPAETSNLAASQSFLVRRLTADYQAWEKSVVPPAGQR, translated from the coding sequence ATGCACGCCGTTCTTTCCCAGCGACGTCCCGCGTTTCCCGTCAGCCTGCCAGCCCGGATGCCGCTGCTCCTGCTGATCGCGACGGCGGTGGCCCTGTCGATCGGTTCGGAAAGCCGGTCGTTCGCCGCTGCTCGCCCCCGCACGCCAAACTTCATCATCATCCTGGCGGACGATCTGGGCTATGGCGACCTGGGCTGTTATGGGAACACCGTCAACCGGACGAAGCATCTGGATCGGCTGGCCAGGGAGGGGCTGCGGCTGACGGACTTTCACGCCAATGGCGCCAACTGCTCTCCCACCCGGGCGGCCTTGCTGACGGGTCGATACCAGCAGCGGACCGGCATTGAAGGCGCCCTGGGCGAAGGGGCCCGCGGCCTGCTGCCTGCGGAGTTGACCATCGCCGAACGTCTGCGTCCGGCCGGCTATGCGAGTGCGTTGATCGGCAAATGGCATCTGGGCTATCACGCAGAGAATGGGCCGCTGGCGCAAGGGTTCGACCGGTTCGTGGGTCATCTGCACGGAGCGACGGATTACATTTCCCATGTCGACAAGTACGGCCGGATGGACTGGTGGCATGACGCCAAACCGGTCGCGGAAGAGGGTTACAATACGACGCTGATTACCCGGCATGCGATCGCCTTTATGGAGCATCATCAGCATGACCCGTTCTTCCTGCTGGTCTCCCATTCGGCGATCCATTTCCCTTGGATGCTCCCGGAAGACGAGCCGCAGCGGATCGCCGGAGAAAGGTCCGACGACGCCGGCGGCAAGATCGGCCCCCACCTGGGAGAACCGATGCAGCCGATCGTGCAGCGGATGATCGAAGAGCTCGACCGTAGCGTCGGGCAGATTGTCGACGCCCTGGAAAGGCTGCGTCTGCAGGAGAACACGTTCCTGTTTTTTACGTCGGACAATGGCGGCATCGTGCGGCAGCCGGGCCTGCCGGTCTCGTCAGAGAATCGCATCTCCAGCAATGCCCCGTTCCGCGGTCAGAAGCACAGTCTTTACGAAGGCGGACACCGCGTGCCGGCGATCGCCTGGCAACCGGGGAGCATCGCTCCGGGCGTTTCCTCGATTCCCGCCATAACGATGGACTTGTGCCCGACGTTACTGGAACTGGCCGGCCTGCCGCTGACACAATCTGACACCGCGCAGCCGCTCGACGGCGTCAGCCTGAAGGAACATCTGCAAAAAGGAACAGCCTTGCCGGAACGCACGCTGTACTGGCGCCAGGGGGATTCCGCCGCCGTTCGCCAGGGCGACTGGAAGCTGGTGCGGATCCACGGCGGCCCCTGTGAGCTTTACGATCTGCGGCAGGATCCCGCCGAGACCAGCAACCTGGCCGCCAGCCAATCCTTCCTGGTGCGCCGGTTGACGGCCGACTACCAGGCCTGGGAGAAGTCCGTCGTTCCTCCGGCTGGCCAGCGTTAA